A single genomic interval of Celeribacter indicus harbors:
- the fliF gene encoding flagellar basal-body MS-ring/collar protein FliF, with protein sequence MQQILSIWSGLDPKRRIIVIGATVLMFAAVLGLSTLAAKPSMALLYAGLEPGAAGEVVQSLEAQGVSHEIRGGAIFVPADLRDALRMTLASEGLPANSTTGYELLDSLSGFGTTSQMFDAAYWRAKEGELARTIVSSPQIRSARVHIANPSSQPFRRQIAASASVTVTATSGAISADQADAFRFLVASAVAGLSPEEVSVIDGRSGVVVPGATDGAGAPAQGDRAEDLRRNVERLLAARVGAGKAVVEVSVETVTEQESVIERHFDPEGRVAISSETEERSNTSQDSGSGAVTVASNLPDGAGNAGRDSTASNSETRERVNYEVSETRRELHRAPGAIRRLTVAVLIDGIRTTDPVTSEESWTPRSDDELDALRDLVASAIGFDEARGDRITIRSMEFEPVFADGTERRTPLFSGLTLDLMSIIQLAVLAMVTLVLGLFVLRPILARPAVALPAPDAATPSLPPTIPIAEMPPPAALDGEIDTDGFELPTLGFVSDFDLGDDDIGVPTDPVKRLRRLIEDRQEESVEILRSWMEDSEEHA encoded by the coding sequence CCTCGATCCGAAGCGGCGGATCATCGTCATCGGCGCCACGGTGCTGATGTTTGCCGCGGTACTCGGCCTGTCGACGCTTGCGGCGAAACCATCCATGGCCCTGCTCTATGCGGGTCTCGAACCGGGCGCCGCGGGCGAGGTGGTCCAGTCACTGGAGGCGCAGGGGGTTTCTCACGAGATTCGCGGCGGCGCGATCTTCGTGCCTGCCGATCTGCGCGACGCGCTGCGGATGACACTCGCCTCGGAGGGTCTGCCGGCCAATTCGACCACCGGATACGAGCTGCTCGACTCGCTCTCCGGCTTCGGCACGACATCGCAGATGTTCGACGCCGCATATTGGCGCGCGAAGGAAGGGGAGCTCGCACGCACGATCGTCTCCTCACCGCAGATCCGCAGCGCGCGTGTCCACATCGCGAATCCCTCGTCCCAGCCGTTCAGGCGGCAGATCGCCGCCTCCGCCTCCGTCACTGTGACGGCGACGAGCGGTGCGATTTCGGCGGATCAGGCAGACGCATTCCGGTTTCTCGTCGCCTCCGCCGTCGCTGGGCTCTCGCCGGAAGAGGTCTCGGTCATCGACGGTCGCTCCGGCGTCGTGGTGCCCGGCGCGACGGATGGGGCCGGCGCTCCGGCCCAAGGCGATCGCGCCGAGGACCTGCGCCGGAATGTCGAGCGTCTCCTCGCGGCGCGCGTGGGCGCGGGCAAGGCGGTCGTCGAGGTCTCCGTCGAAACCGTCACGGAACAGGAATCGGTCATCGAACGCCATTTCGATCCCGAGGGACGGGTGGCGATCAGTTCTGAGACGGAGGAGCGGTCGAACACCTCTCAGGACAGCGGCAGCGGCGCCGTCACCGTCGCCTCCAACCTGCCTGACGGAGCCGGGAATGCCGGGCGCGATTCGACCGCGAGCAACAGCGAGACACGCGAGCGGGTGAATTACGAGGTGTCCGAGACCCGGCGAGAACTGCATCGCGCGCCGGGGGCGATCCGGCGGCTCACGGTCGCCGTGCTCATCGACGGCATCCGCACGACAGATCCCGTCACGTCGGAGGAAAGCTGGACGCCGCGCAGCGATGACGAACTTGATGCCCTGCGCGATCTGGTTGCCTCCGCCATCGGCTTCGACGAGGCCCGCGGCGACCGGATAACGATCCGGAGCATGGAATTCGAACCGGTCTTCGCGGATGGCACCGAACGGCGGACCCCACTGTTTTCGGGCCTCACTCTGGATCTCATGTCGATCATTCAGCTCGCCGTCCTGGCGATGGTCACGCTCGTGCTCGGTCTCTTCGTCCTGCGTCCGATCCTCGCCAGGCCCGCGGTCGCGCTGCCCGCCCCCGATGCAGCCACCCCTTCGCTTCCCCCGACGATCCCGATCGCTGAGATGCCGCCTCCCGCCGCGCTCGACGGTGAAATCGACACGGACGGGTTCGAGCTTCCGACGCTCGGCTTCGTCTCGGACTTCGACTTGGGGGATGACGACATCGGCGTTCCGACCGACCCGGTGAAGCGTCTCAGGAGGCTCATCGAGGACCGGCAGGAAGAATCGGTGGAAATCCTGCGCAGCTGGATGGAAGACAGCGAGGAACACGCGTGA